ATGCTTCAATTTGATTAACTGCTCTTTTAAGTTCTCTTTCTCCTGGTGGTTCTTTTTTTAGTTTATCAATTTCTTCTTGAATAATGTTTTTTATTTCTGTTAAGTTATGTCCAGCTCGTGCTGTTGCAATTATAAAAAATTGAGAAGAAAGTTTACCTGAATTCTGAAATGCATTTACATCCTGAGCAATTTGCAATTCATAAACAAGTCGTTGATATAATCGAGAATTTTTTCCTCCAGTTAAAATATTTGATAGAATATCCATCTCTGCATCACCTGGAGAAAATTTTGAAGGTGTAATCCATGCCATATAGATTCTTGGAAGTTGAACATTATCTTCAAGAATAACAATTTTTTCTTCATACAATTTTGCAGCAGCTGGATTTAATGGTGGGACAGGTTTACCTGATGGAATACTTCCATACCATTTTTCAACAAGTTTAATTGTTTCTTTCGGGTTAATATCTCCTGCAATTACAATTGATGCATTGTTGGGCACATAATAAGTCTTATAAAATTCAACCACATCTTCATAACTTGCTGCACTCAAATCTTCCATCGAACCAATTACAGGCCAGCTATAAGGATGACCTGCAGGATAGAGATTTTTATAAATTGTTTCCCATGCCAGTCCATAAGGACGATTTTCATAACTTTGTCTTCTTTCGTTTTTAACTACATTACGCTGGCCATCGACTTTTTCTGGAGTCATTGCATCAAGCAAAAATCCCATTCTATCAGAATCAAGATACAATGCAAGTTCAAGAGCATTAGATGGTATATCTTCATAATAATTTGTTCTATCTTCTGTTGTAGAACCATTATTTTCTCCTCCAGCAGCTTCAAGCAATTTATCAAAATCACCTTCTGCTACATGACCAGAACCTTCGAACATCAAATGCTCAAAAAGATGAGCAAACCCCGTACGACCGGGTTTTTCATAAGCAGAACCAACATGATACCATGTGTTTACAGAAACTGTGGGTGTAGTATGATCTTCATGCAATATTACATTCAAACCATTTGATAAAACATATCGTTCGTATGGAATTTTTAATTGTGCAAAGATTATCACATTAAATAGTAAAACTAATATTGCTATTTTTTTCATAATAACTCCTGAAGAATGTTAATATTAAAATAAAATTTCTTTTCGTGAAGTTCTAAAATAATTTATGAGAAAAAGCATATAATTTCTAATAACTCTGTAGAAATATCATTAAAACAATGAGATTATTGTTTTTAAATAAGAATTTTAAGATAGAAAGAATACTTACAATTATTAAAAAGAAATCAAAGAATATTAATTACAAAACAAGTCAACAAAAACTAATAGTTGAAGGAGTTTAGAAGATAATCAGCTTATTAGAATAACAGGTTTATAAACTATTGAAAAGTTCAGAAGAATAAAAAATCATAAATTCAAAATAAATCAAAAATTTAAATATGATAAGAACCGAAACTTTTTTAAATAGTATTAAGATTACTTCTTCCGGTTAATGTCTTCAATTATCTCAATTTTATAGTTAATTACTATTGATTAAAATTAATGTAACACGAAAAATATTTTTACAAAAAATTAGGATATTCAATTTATTATAACTATGTTTGTTTTAGAAAGGCAGTAGTTTTAGAAGTAGATGTAGAAGTAACCCTTCCAACGATTTTAAAGCCCTGCCAATTTTATCAAATTAAATTAAAGGAGCATCTGTTATGGCAGAGCGCAAATTAGGAACCGTAAAATGGTTTAACAATTCAAAAGGTTATGGATTTATTCAACAGTCAAATGGTGAAGATGTTTTTGTTCACTTCCAGTCAATAACTGGTGATGGATATAAATCTTTATCTGAAAATGATAGGGTTGAATTTACTATTACAAAAGGTCAAAAAGGCTTACAGGCTACCGATGTAAAAGTAATTAAATAAATTTACTAACATCAAGCTCTCGCATTTGCGGGAGCTTTTTTATTCCCATCATTTAATTTCTTATATAAATATTCAGCTTTTCTAAATTCAGCAGTAATTCAATTTTATCAATTCCACCAAAACAGATTTGGTTTTATCTATTTTCTAATTTTGCTTTCATCAATGCAATTGAAAGTGCATATCGAAATCTATATAGAGAATAAGTAGCACCACTTACAGCATCAACTTTCATAATATTTTGTTTTTCGAGCATCTGATTTTCGTATGAAGGATATGCAATTGAAGGTGATGTTCCTGTTACTTTCATTTCTTCATTATATTCAATATCATTTTCTTTACCTTTTCCGCCTTTCTTAATTTCATCGTAATCTATTTTAATAATCTTTTCGTTCTTAATTTCGATTTTTACAACGTGTTTATAATCATAAGCATCGTAAGGAGATTCTCCAGTATAAATACCATCTTTGCATCCACTTGCATCCACTGGAATATTATTCGCTTTAATCCATTGTTCAAATAATAAATTAAGTTCTTCTGGCGAACGAGTTTCTATTAGAAAATGCATATTCTTTACACTGGCTTTAAAAAATCGATCTGAGAGATTATAATTCTTTATTTCTTCAAGGGAATCTTTTTCAACAGTTGAGCATTTTAAAAACAAAAAGACAAATAAAATAATTTTAATCTGTGTTTTTAAAAATCGTTTAAGCATATATTCCCCATTTTAATTTCGTTTAAAACATTTGTGAAAGATTCAGGTAATTCAGATACGATTTTTAATTTATTTCTTTCATCTACAAAAAATTCAATTTCACTTGCGTGAAGCATTAGTCGAGAAAAATTTTTCTGAATTGAATTGTTACCATAATGCAAATCGCCTGCAATAGGATGTCCAATGCTATAAAGATGAACTCGTAATTGATGTCGTCTTCCTGTTTCTGGATGTAACTCTAATAGTGTAAATGAATTAAGTCTTTCTATTACTTTAAAATTCGTAATGCTTTGTTTTCCTTTAATTTTATCTACACCCATTCTTCCAGATCCAAATTGTCGAATTGGTTTATTAATTACACCATAGTTCTCTTCAATTATTCCAATTACAACTGCAACATAAGTTTTACGTACTTTATAATTCATAAATTGTTCATTTAAATATTTATGTGCGTTTAAATTTTTTGCAAATAACATCACTCCACTTACATCTTTATCGAGTCTGTGAACAACAAATAATTTTTGACCGATTAACTTTTGCAAAATCGAATGGATGTTCCGTTTAGCTGGATCACTTTCTGCAATTGAAGAAATCCCTTCTGGTTTATCAATTGCAATTATATTATTATCTTCATATAAAATTTTTAAATCCATCTTTCTTCTTTCAGTTGAATTCTAATAAATAAACATCGCTGGATTCATAAGTTGTTTTTATAAAACCCATCTTTCTTAAGTACTTCTGATGTGTTTTATTGCCAGATGTTGTAATAATTTTTTTAATATTATTTTCTTTAAAGAATTTTTGATAAACATATTTACCAATCTTAAAATCTCTATAACCAGGAATAACATAATCAAGATTGACAAATAATGTATCTTTATCAATACTTTTAGTACAGACCAATCCTGCTGGTACAGAATTTCTAAGAACAAAAATTACTTTATCATTTTCTTTTATTTCGAATGAAAAATCGGGTACAAACTTTTTAATCTCTTTTTCGTGAAATGAAAGGAAATATTTTAAATACTCTGAGTTCGGTTCAACTTCGAGAATATCAAAATATTCTCTGGTAGAAAAAATTTCGATGAGATAATAAATATTAACAACAGCAATAAAACCATTCACCAGAGCAACAGGATAAGCTGATATAATGATTCCATAAACAGTAAAAATAAGTGAGCCAATTAAATTAATTATTCTCAGCTTAACAATTGCACTCATCATTAAGGAAATTGCTACAAGCACAGAAGCCAGGTAGCCAATTATCTCAACATAATTTGTATTATCAAACATAATTTTCCCATTAATATTATTAATAGAAGTTTTCGATACTAAATTTACAAAATTGATTAACGAGTTCTCCAATAAAATCTTATTTTAGCAAAGTAAAAAACAATTATGAAGATGAATAATTATAATAATTATCCAGTAATCAGTATAGATGAAATAATAAGACCAACACATTTAGTCATCGATTTAAATGTCCTTCGAGAAAATTTCAAAAGAATTAAAGAGCATGTATATCCAGCTAAAGTAATGCCTATTCTCAAAGCCAATGCATATGGGCATGGACTTGTTCGCATTGCTCAATTAATGCAGGAATTAAAAGCAGATTATATTGGTGTTGCTGTTTTAGAAGAAGGAATTTTACTGAGAGAAAATGGGATTACATTACCAATACTTGTACTTGGTGGTATCTGGGGAAATCAAATTCCAATTTTTTTAAAACACAATTTAACCATTACAGCTTCTTCAATCGAAAAATTAAATCAAGTAGATGAAATTGCAAATCAAATGAATGTAAAAGCTAAGGTTCATTTAAAAATTGATACTGGAATGGAAAGGATAGGCGTTCATTATTACAATGCAAAAAAATTTTTAGATGCAGCTGTTAATATGAAAAACATAATTGTTGAAGGAATTTATTCTCATTTTGCTAATTCTGAAAAAGCAGATTTAAGTTATACAAGATTGCAGTTAGAAAGATTTCAGGAAGTAATAAATTATGCAGAAAAAATATTTGTTGAAAAACCACTTTATCATATTTCAAATTCTGGAGCTATACTTCAAATGCCAGAAGCAAATTTTGATATGGTGCGTCCTGGAATAATGTTATATGGAGTTTATCCATCTTCTGAAACAAAAAAAACAGTTGAAGTTAAACCAGCACTCACATGGAAATCAATTGTAATTTATTTTAAAGTAATAAAACCAAATCATCCAGTTGGTTATGGTTCAACCTGGCAAACTGATCATAATGTACGAGCAGTTACTGTACCTGTAGGTTATGGTGATGGTTACATGAGAAGTATGAGTCATAAAGCAGAAGTAATAATTAGAGGGAAAAGATATCCCGTAGTTGGTACAATTTCAATGGATCAAATTGTTGTAAATATTGAAAACGATAGTGCTTATAATGGTGATGAAGTAATTTTAATTGGTTCTAATGGTAATAGCAAAATTACAGTAGAAGAACTTGCCGAGTGGGCAGGAACAATCCCTTATGAAATCCTGACGAATATTAATACAAGAGTTCCGAGAGTTTATGTAGAATAAATTAACATTGAATTTAAGCAGCCAGAAATCTCATCAATTTTCTTTTTGCCACAGGCAAAACTGTTTCGTTGAATGGGAAATCGATATCTGTTTCGAGATTATAAGTTGCTGGATTGGGAAGTTCAGGATACTTTTTAATTAAATCAAGTTTAATTGTCTCTGGTGGAATTATTGCTGGAGGTTCATGTATTGATTCCAATAATTGAGTTTTCAGTGATTTAAATGGAACATTTGATGTAACAATATTCGATAATAAAAATTTATAAATGAAAGTTGTTTTATCTGCATGAGATGGAATAAAGAAATAACCTTCATCTTTATAAAGTGGAACAATTCCTATTTCTTTTATATTCATATTTGATTCAACAAAATCATAAATAGCTGCACCTTCTTCAACCACTTCTTTAATTTTAGGAAGAGCCCATTCAATAAAATCAAATATTTTTGATAACTTATCTTCGCTTATATTTTCTGAAGTATATTCATAAATCAAAGATTGATTTTCTAAGTCAACTCCAACAATTTTTTTTGATAACATATTTTTAAGATTATTTCTTTGTTCAAGAAGATCTCTAAGTTCATTACTTAATTCTACAAGTTCACCGAATACTGGATACAATTTATTTTTATGAAGTTGTTCTTTATAATTTTTTAGAGCTGCAAGCAATTTATATTCAGATAATTCTGAATCTTCTGCTGCAGATATAAAAATATCGAGTGTTAATTTTTTCATTTTAAGTACTCTGTAATATATTTTTTGTTAACTCAAGTTTGATTTATAATCGAAATATTATTAAAAAAGTTAATTTCTTCACAAGTGGAAAAATTTTTCCATAATTAATATTAAAGTTTATAGACTATACTTTTCAATAATTTTTGAAACAAAAACAATTCTGCGGGATAATAAAGCCACACAAAATTTTAAGATGCAGACTCATCTATAATTTATTATATTTGTTGCAGTTGAAAAAAATGTATAATAAAATGGAAGTAGAAGAACAGTTGATGAATCATGTTGGGCAGTTGCTCTCCGGTAATAAAATACCGGGGGGAGGAAAGTCCGAACACCGCAGAACAAGGTGCCGGGTAACGCCCGGGGGCTTGAAGACGAAAGTCTCAAGCTACGGAAAGTGCCACAGAAAAGATACCGCCTGGCCTTAGGTTTAGCTTCAGGCTTACCTAAGCCGGGTAAGGGTGAAAAGGCGAGGTAAGAGCTCACCGCTCCGGTAGTAATACCGGAGGTCTCGTGATGAACGAGATCCTGCAGAAATGCAGGACACGGCAAACCCCACCTGGTGCAAGGTCAAGCAGAAGGACTCCTGGCTATTTGCCAGGAAAAGGTTGTTCGCCTTTCAGTGCCTTCGGGTAGACCGCTAGACCACGATAGTAATATCGTGGCTAGATAAATAACTGCCGCTCGCCTATGGCGAGTTACAGAATTCGGCTTATAGACATGGTTCATCACTGTTCTTCTTATTAATCCTTATGCAAAATAAAAGATGGAAACTCAAAGATTCTCCAGACGATAAATTAATTCTTGCTCTCGCAGATTCATTAAACATTTCTAATTCACTTGCACTTCTTCTGGTGCAAAGAGGTGTTACAAATTATCACGAAGCTAAATTATATTTTCGACCATCCCTTGATTATCTCTACGATCCATTTCTTATGGATGGAATGCAACAGGCTTCAAATAGAATCATTAAAGCAATAACTGATAATCAAAAAATCTGTGTTTATGGAGATTATGATGTCGATGGCACCTGCTCTGCTTCTTT
This region of Rosettibacter firmus genomic DNA includes:
- a CDS encoding M16 family metallopeptidase codes for the protein MKKIAILVLLFNVIIFAQLKIPYERYVLSNGLNVILHEDHTTPTVSVNTWYHVGSAYEKPGRTGFAHLFEHLMFEGSGHVAEGDFDKLLEAAGGENNGSTTEDRTNYYEDIPSNALELALYLDSDRMGFLLDAMTPEKVDGQRNVVKNERRQSYENRPYGLAWETIYKNLYPAGHPYSWPVIGSMEDLSAASYEDVVEFYKTYYVPNNASIVIAGDINPKETIKLVEKWYGSIPSGKPVPPLNPAAAKLYEEKIVILEDNVQLPRIYMAWITPSKFSPGDAEMDILSNILTGGKNSRLYQRLVYELQIAQDVNAFQNSGKLSSQFFIIATARAGHNLTEIKNIIQEEIDKLKKEPPGERELKRAVNQIEASFLDALERVGGFNGKADLLNSYFYYAGNPDYANEDLARYKALSPEDIQSAVQTYLLDNARVILSIVPKGKTELAVKSNAEVK
- a CDS encoding cold-shock protein produces the protein MAERKLGTVKWFNNSKGYGFIQQSNGEDVFVHFQSITGDGYKSLSENDRVEFTITKGQKGLQATDVKVIK
- a CDS encoding FMN-binding protein gives rise to the protein MLKRFLKTQIKIILFVFLFLKCSTVEKDSLEEIKNYNLSDRFFKASVKNMHFLIETRSPEELNLLFEQWIKANNIPVDASGCKDGIYTGESPYDAYDYKHVVKIEIKNEKIIKIDYDEIKKGGKGKENDIEYNEEMKVTGTSPSIAYPSYENQMLEKQNIMKVDAVSGATYSLYRFRYALSIALMKAKLENR
- a CDS encoding RluA family pseudouridine synthase: MDLKILYEDNNIIAIDKPEGISSIAESDPAKRNIHSILQKLIGQKLFVVHRLDKDVSGVMLFAKNLNAHKYLNEQFMNYKVRKTYVAVVIGIIEENYGVINKPIRQFGSGRMGVDKIKGKQSITNFKVIERLNSFTLLELHPETGRRHQLRVHLYSIGHPIAGDLHYGNNSIQKNFSRLMLHASEIEFFVDERNKLKIVSELPESFTNVLNEIKMGNICLNDF
- the alr gene encoding alanine racemase, translated to MNNYNNYPVISIDEIIRPTHLVIDLNVLRENFKRIKEHVYPAKVMPILKANAYGHGLVRIAQLMQELKADYIGVAVLEEGILLRENGITLPILVLGGIWGNQIPIFLKHNLTITASSIEKLNQVDEIANQMNVKAKVHLKIDTGMERIGVHYYNAKKFLDAAVNMKNIIVEGIYSHFANSEKADLSYTRLQLERFQEVINYAEKIFVEKPLYHISNSGAILQMPEANFDMVRPGIMLYGVYPSSETKKTVEVKPALTWKSIVIYFKVIKPNHPVGYGSTWQTDHNVRAVTVPVGYGDGYMRSMSHKAEVIIRGKRYPVVGTISMDQIVVNIENDSAYNGDEVILIGSNGNSKITVEELAEWAGTIPYEILTNINTRVPRVYVE